TCAGGCTCACCGGCCCAGCGCACCGTGCGCACAATCTCCGGTCGAAACCACATCACGTAGCGGTCGAGCACCGACGAAATACTCATGCTCAGCACACCGCTTGCGGTCGCCAGGACCTCCTCGCGGTCGGCCCACTCCGGTTCGCGTCCCATCGCCGAGCTGGCGAAGACTTCGCCTTCCTTCGATCGACCGCTGACCCACGTGGCGATCTCGGCGATCGAAGCCGCACTCGGCACTTCGCCGTGCATGAAGACATTGCCGTCGACGACGAGCGCCACACCGCCGGCGTTGGCAATCTGTTGCACCTTGCCGAGCTGCTGTAGCAGGCCGTTCATATGGTCCGGCTCTGCGGCAAGCTGTGTCAGCACTTCGCGCTGCGTGGCGTGGAGATGCACCATCTCCTCAAGCCGTGCGGTGGTCTGGAAATTATTGATCTGCGTACTGGCAAGACGTGCCAGCATGTCACACGCCGAGCGGATCAGATACGGCACCGAATGCGGCTCCGCGTGATGTCCGCTGACCAGGCCCCACAGCTTGCCGTTCACGAGGATCGATACGCTGAAAGACGACTTCGTCCCCATGTTGCGCATGTACTCCACATGCACCGGCGACACCGAGCGCAACGTGCTGTAGGAGAGATCGATTTCGTGGGTCGAAAGCGTATTCGGCGCGGCCACCAGTGGCGACGGCGTGTAGTACACGTCCGGGATGATGCGCACCGTGTTGATCGTGTAGAGCCTGCGCGCCTGCGCGGGAATGTCGGTGCCCGGAAAGCGAAGATGCAGGTAGGACGGCAGTTTGCCGTTGTTTACCTCGGCCAGTACCGTGCCCACGCCGGCGTCGTCGAAGCTGTAGACCATGATGCGGTCAAAGCTGGTAATGGCGGCGATTTGCAGGGCAAGTGCATGGCAGAGTTCGCGCTCCGAGCGAAGGCTGCCGATGGTCGAAACGAAGTTCGTGATGACGCCGTTCATCATCTCCGCGGGCACCAGGCGGTTCTGCACTTCGAACTCCAGCACGCGCTGCAGGCCAACGCAGTGCGAAACGATGGAGAAGGCCTCGCCGTGAATGGAGAAGATGCCGAGGAAGGTGACCGGCGTGTTCAGCTCCACGCTGGGCGTCGTCTCGCAGACGTCCGGATGCACGCGCTTGAGCGAGAAGATAACTTCCCTCTCGAAGAGGTCGGCGAGGCGGGAGTTCAGGATGAGCTTGAGAGGAATGCCGAGAAAGCGCTCGGCGTTTTCGCTGGCTGCGATCACGCGCTCAAACGGCGGATCGAGCATGAGGTAGAAGCCGTGCTGCTGAACACTGCCTGCGAGATGGATTGGCTCATCCGCGCAGGGGATGACGTTGTCCATAGGCGACGACGCGGTGTTCGACAAAACTTCCTCCTGGGCCCAACGAACGCGTGGCGGTTCTGCCAAACGAGAAACAGCTATACGTCTTCCTTCAGATGCAGAGTATGCGTTCGCGTGCAGCTCAGGACAGAAAAACGCGAAGCTAGTTTGCAGGGGACGCGAGCGGTGCTAGTGGAAGTATAGCCTCACGAAAGAGCCCAAACATGCGTCGTGCAGCGAAGATGACCTCTTCGGCTTTGTCGTCGGGCAGCGCCAGCAATGCCGCCTGAAACTCCTTCCAGCGCGCTCCGGTCTCTTCGCGGTAGCCGCGAAAATATGCCGTGCCATGCTCCGCATCGATTCCGAGCAGCGGCTCTACATGCTTGGCAATGTACTGCCCGCCGAGCGTAGAGCCTTCGACCACATACATTGCCCCGAGGAAGCCGGCAGGCGTACTGAAGCTCGCATCGGCGACGAAATGCGGCGCAGGCATGGCCTCGCCGAACGCCGCGAGATCGCGCTCCAGCAGCGGCGCACGCTTGCGAGCCGCGATCAACTCCGCGTACTCCGCGGGAACGTGCGTGGCGGCCCATGCTTCCCATCCCGCGATGATCGGTGCAAAGCAGCGCAGCACCTGCGCATACTCCACGCGCGTCAGGTCAGTCTTCATCACGGGCATCAGAGCTTCGGTCGCTTGGTGTTCGGGCATCGTCGCCGTGCGCAACAGTTGGAGGTCCATGCCTCCATTCTTCCATGCGCTCTCCTGCTTTGCAGGCCGTGCCTGCGCGGCTGTTAGCCCCGTAGTAAACATGGACTCAGCCTCAGCCAACGTGAAAAACTCGAAGCAGCATCAGACTCAGCAACAGGAAAACGAACAGCCGAAGAGGCTGCGTGGAGGCGAGCGTCGCAATGCGCGTGATCAGCGGAATGGTTTTGGCGGGAGTGTTAATGGCAGGTGTGGCAACGACCAGCGCGGAGCCGCTGCCGTCCAGGCTGCAGGGCACATGGCGTATCACGCGCGTGCTGCCTACGAGCAATCGCTCCTGCTGGAACCGCAATCAGGCAATGCCTCTGGTGGGTTCCACGCTGACGTACACGCCGAGCGCCATGCGTTGGCAGGGCGGAGAAGTCACGCTGACCGACATCGCCACACGCACCGTCACGGCGAATGATTTCTCCGAGGAGAACCCCGGCGAAGCGGGCAAGTCCGCCAGCTTCACGCAGCTTGGCATCCACGCCCCGCAGGTTGTCGAAGTCGACATGCAGCACGAAGACATGGACATCACCGGAGCGACCACCGAAGTCCCCGGCGACTCTGTCCTGATCGCTGGCCCCGGTCGCATCGTCGTCAGCGCCTGCGGTGTCTACTTCGAGGCGACCCGTACCGGCGGCGTAGAACGCGCCTCCATCCGCCGCTAGGTACTCTCCGCGCCGAAAACCGGGTGCCCATAGCCAAGACCGGGTGCCCCATATCTGCGCAGCAGATGTGGGCTTGTAGAATTCATCCGCTCCAGAATCCGCTCCAAAACCCGCGACGATTAGTTCCGCAGTTCCACCACAGTCGCTCCCTGCCCGCCTTCGTTATAAGGAGGCTCGGTGATCGACGCCACATGCGGATGGTTCTTGAGGAAGTCCCGCAGCGTGCGCCGCAAAATCCCCATACCCACGCCGTGCACCACGCGCACCCGCGGCAATCCCGCTAAGAACGCCTGCTCCACAAACCGATCGACCTCGCCTTCAGCCTCATCCGCCGTGCGGCCGATCACGTTGATCTCCGTCGTCATGTAGTCCGAGTCACTCGACGAGCTCTGCACATGCACGCCGCCGCCACGACGACGCACCGCATCGATCGGACGCTCGCGCACCGGCGTCACCTCAAGCACATCGCTCATCGGCACACGCATCTTCATCGCGCCCACGTTCACTTCGAGCGTCTTCGCATCAATCACACGCGCCACTCGGCCTTCGCTGTTCAACGACTTCAACCGCACCAGATCGCCAGCCTTCGGTTCGCGCTTGTTGTCCTGCTTCTTCGCACTCGCAGGGGTAGGGTCCTTCGCCGCCACGGTCGACTGAAAACGCTCACCAAACTCGCGCTTCAGCCCCGCAATGCGCACCGCCGCATCGCGCGCAATCTTCTTCGCGACGGTCTTGTCGTCAATCGCCTTCACGGTGTCGCGAAGCTGACCTTCAAACTCCTCGATCAGCTTCTCGAGATCGCGGCGCATCTCGCGCGCATACGCCTGCATCTGCGCGCGCCCTTCCACCGCAAGGTGCGAGCGCTCGTTGTCGAGCTTGCGCTGCGTCTCCGCAAGCGTCTCGCGTTCCTGCGCGGCAAGGCCGAGCTGATTGTGCAACTCGTCAAGAAAGCGCGCAATGTCGGCCTGCTGCGTCGTACGCTGCGCTCGCGCCACCTCGACAATCGCGGGGTCCATGCCCAAACGCGCGGCGATGTTCAAACCCGCCGAAGCACCCGGCACGCCAAGCCGCAGCTCGTACGTTGGCGAGAGCGTCGCTTCATCAAATCCCACCGCTGCGTTGAACACGCCAGCCTCACCCGCGGCATACACTTTCAACGCCGTAAGGTGCGTGGTGATGAACGTCCACGTGTTGCGCGCGAGGAAGTGCTTCGCCACCGCAACTGCAAGCGCCGCGCCCTCTTCCGGATCAGTCGCCGAGCCAAGCTCATCCAGCAGCACGAGCGAACGATCATCCGCCACGCGCGAGATGCGGTCCACATTCACCACATGCGCGGAGAAGGTGGAGAGGTTCTGCTCAATCGACTGCGCATCGCCGATGTCCGCGTAAACAGCGGTGAAAAGCGGCAGCGTCGCGCGCATCGCCGGCACCGGCATACCTGCCTGCGCCATCAGCACGAGCAGTCCACTCGTCTTCAGTGCCACCGTTTTACCGCCTGTATTCGGGCCGGAGATGATCATCTCGCGCGGCCCCGCAGGCAGCATGATGTCGAGCGGCGTGATGCGTCCATCGCTCTCGCGCAGACGCATCTCCAGCAAAGGATGCCGCGCCTGCTCCAACGCAAACTCGCCTTCAAAGCTCGGCCGCACGCACGCGAAATCTTCGGCAAAACGCGCCACCGCTTGATGCGCGTCCACCTGCGCCAACACCTCGGCGCCAAGCTGCAACGATGCAGCGTTCGTCGCCACGGCGCGCGTCATCATCACGAGAATGCGATGAATCTCCGCCTGCTCTTCATCGAGCAAACGCACGAGTTCGTTGTTGGCCTCAATCGTCTCCAGCGGCTCCACAAACACCGTCTGCCCCGTGGAGCTCGAGCCATGCACGACGCCCTGCACTTTGCGCCGCGCTTCCACCTTCACAGGAATCACAAAGCGCTCACCGCGCACGGTGATCAGCGCATCCTGCACGCTGCCGTCTTCGCTCAAGCGCCCCAGCGCGCGGCGCAACGTGTCCTCAATCGCACGATGCTGCCGCGCCATCTCGCGACGAATGCGTGCGAGGTCCGGCGACGCATCATCAGCCAGCGAACCATCCGGCTCAATCTTGCCCTGCAACGTGCGCAGCAATCCGCCAAGATCAAACTCCAGCAGCGGAGCCGACAACGCTTCAATCGCAGGCCACTTGCAGCGCACCGCATCCGGCGGCGACATCACCAGCTGCGTCCACTCAGCCACGCGCTCGGCGTGCGCCAACACATCGAGCAACTCCGCAGCTTCCAACGCCGCGCCCTGAATGCGCGCCTTGTCCAGCAGGTTCTTCGGATCGATCAGTCCGCGAAAATTGAAGAGCGCGCCTGCAGTCACCAACGGACGCATCTCCGCTGTGCGCGTCTGCTGCGCGGCAATCCACTCACGCTCCGCCGATGGCTCCAACGCCAGCACGCGCGCCTTGCCCAGCGGCGAACGCGCACCGCTGCTCACGCGCTCGCGCAGCAACTCCCACTGCAGCGCCGCGCCGCCGCGTTCAGACAAGCTCATCGGTACTTCGGACCCTACGTTCATCTCTCCATCTTAAGCCGCGCGCAGATTTTTCTCCGTACGCACCGCTTTCGCCGTAGCATCGGAGCCAGTTCTCAGGACGACAATCTACGCATCTCCAAAAGAGAGATACCCATGCCCACACCCCTTGCTCCACCGGTGATGAAGCGTGCCGACGACGTCTTCTTCACCACTCTTTCCGTGATCATGCTCGCCTTCGTCGTCGTTGGATTCGCCCCCAGCTACTTTCTCCGCGGAGCCGTCTTCGCCACGCTCCCCAGCCTTCTCGTCCACCTCCATGGCGCAGCGTTTTCGTCGTGGATCATCCTCTTCGTCGTGCAGTCGAGCCTGGTCGCAACCGGCAACATCCGTCTGCATCGCAAACTTGGCTACGCGGGCGCTGTGCTCGCGGCGCTGATGGTCATCTTCGGCATCACCGCCACCATCGGTGCACTACGTCGTGGCGCGGAGCTGCCTTCGTTCTTCACGCCCCCCTCGTTTCTCGTCACGAACACGCTCGGTATCCTCATCTTCGGCGCGTACGTTGGCGTGGCTGTTTGGAAGCGAAACAATCGCAAGGTGCACAAGCGCCTGATGCTCATCGCGAACACGATGATCCTTCCGCCCGCGCTCTCGCGCATCGAGTTCGTGCAGACGCACTTCTACATGATCCCGGTGATCTGCCTTGGCACGGTCGTGCTGCTCTTCGTCTACGACCTCTTCACCTGGCGCAAGCCGCTGCTCGTTACAGTGCTCGGCGGCTTACTCTACGTCGCGGCCAACCCGCTGATGGACGCCGTGCAGCACACCGCCTTCGCCCAACGCGCGGTGGCGTGGGCTCAGCATCATCCATGAGGCTGAGGATGAGGCCGCGCGCGTAAACTAAGAGCATGAGCTTTCCCGCCACACGCCTTCGTCGTCTGCGTTCTTCTGCCGCTATGCGCTCGCTCGTGCGCGAGACGCGGCTCGAACGCTCCGCGCTGATCTACCCGCTCTTCATCTGCGAGGGCGAAGGCGTGCGTCGCGAAGTCAGCTCCATGCCCGGCGTCTTCAACCTCTCCATCGACGAGGCCGTGAAGGAAGCCGAGCAGTGCGCTGAGCTCGGACTCGGCGGCCTGCTGCTCTTCGGCATCCCGAGCGAGAAGGACGAGCAAGCCTCCGGCGCCTACGCAAACGACGGCATCGTGCAGCGTGCGATTCGCGCCATCAAGGCCAACCGCTCCACGCGCGAACTGCTGTTGATCGCCGACGTTTGCCTCTGCGAGTACACCGCCAACGGCCACTGCGGCCTGATCGAGCAACACCACGACCACTACGAAATCGCCAACGACGCCTCGCTGCCGTTGATCGCAAAGACCGCCGCCTCACTCGCTCTCGCGGGCGCAGATATCGTCGCACCGAGCGACATGATGGACGGCCGCGTCGCCGCCATCCGCCGCGCGCTCGACGAAGCCGGCAAGCCGAACACGCCCATCATGAGCTACGCCAGCAAGTTCGCCTCTGCCTTCTACGGGCCCTTCCGCGAAGCCGCTGACTCCGCACCGCAGTTCGGTGATCGCCGCTCGTATCAGATGGATGGCGCCAACCGCCGCGAAGCCCTGCGCGAGATCGCCGAGGACATCGAAGAGGGCGCGGACATGCTGCTCATGAAGCCCGCCATGCCGTACCTCGACATCGTCCGCGAAGCCCGCGACCGATTCGATCTGCCGATGGGCGCCTACCAGGTCTCGGGTGAGTACGCGATGCTGCAAGCCGCCTTCGCCAAAGGCTGGCTTGAGCGCGAACGCACCATCGTCGAGTCGCTACTCGCCATGCGCCGCGCCGGCGCGGACTTCATCGTGACCTACTTCGCCAAGGAAGCGGCACCTCTGCTCTAGCTTGTCCGTTTAGCTTTCGTCGTATTCGCGGAACAGCTCTTCCAGGCTCACCGCGATTGCAGTGTTCGCCACACGCAGCACTCCATCGGCAGGCTGCTCGAAGCCTCGTGCTGATGCGTGATAGCCAATCCGCTTCCACGGATCGACCACCCAGACGTCGCGAACGCCGATGGACGCGTAGTCTTCAACGCGATTCTGCACTTCGCGCAGACGATCATCCGCCGACAGCACTTCAATGCAAAGCAGCGGCGCGAAGGTGATGATGTCATCCTTGGGATCATCCGCGCGAAGAACACAAATATCCGGGATGCGATAACGGCTCGAAGTGATCTGCACGCGCTGCTCAGGCAGAGGGCGAACATGCCACTTCTTGCGCTGATCGCGAAACATTCCATACAGAATGCCTTGAATCAAAGCGTGCGGCTGCTCGCCTACGTTTCTCTCCTTCAACTCGCCGTCAATGTAGTCAACGTCGGGCCGGTAGGTGGTCCTCAGATATTCCTGTACCGAGACGAGAACGGCAGATGCCATAGCGCAAACCCTCGTGGAGCCATGCTACTCCGAAATCCTTCAAAACGCCGCTAAATCAAGCTCTCACGCAACAACCGCTTCCACCCCGGCACATCCAGCTCCCACACCACTTTCACCGGTCTCGCCAACTCCCGCGCCTCGCCCCACACCTTCGCGTTGCGCGCGTCACCGCTTACGCCCAGCACATCCACCACGCTCATGCCACGCGTGAGTTCGCTCGACGCTTCGATCTGCACATAGTGCTCGCTCGCCCGCAACGCCAACTCAGGCTCGAGCAACAACGCCATCGCCGTCGGGTCCGGCAGCGAGATCCCATGCTCGCCCGTCTGCGTAAAGTACGCCGCCTTGCCCGTGCTGTTGCACTCAATCGCAAACCGCGCGAGCGGCGTATCCAGCGCCTCCACCTCAGCGATATCCGCCTCGTTCAGCACCGCCTCATGCCGCGAAAGCTGCCAACCCACCAGCTCCAACTTCAGCTTCGAAAGAAACACACGCCGCGCGGCTTCCGGGTCCACCCACAGGTTGAACTCCGCCGCCGGAGTCACGTTGCCCTCGCACGCCGGCGCGCCGCCCATCACCAGGCAGCGGCTCACCCACGCCGGCAAACGCGGCTCGCGCTCCAACGCCATCGCCAAGTTCGTCAGCGGCCCCAGCGTGATGATCTCCAACCCAGGATGTTCGCGTGCTGCCGCGATGATGGCGTCCACAGCAGGCATCGCCTCCGGCTTCTTCGCCACCGGAGCCATGCCGTGATCGCCCAGCCCATCCATGCCGTGAAACCACGTCGCCGGCTCCAGCGGCCGCTGCAGCGGAGCCTCCGCGCCCACGTACACCGGCACGTCCTTGCCGCAGCTCCACGGTGTAGCACGCGTTGCTCGCGCCCTGCGTCACCGGCACATTGCCCGCGACCACGGTGATCGCCACCACCTCCACCAGCGGCGACTGCAACGCCATCATCAACGCCACCGCGTCGTCCGAGGCCGTGTCGGTGTCGATCAAAACTTTGCGAGGATCAGTCTTCATCAACCTTCTCACCCCTCAAAGATCGGCACGATGCGATCAATCACTTCCTGCAGAATCGCCTCCGGCAATGACTCGACTCGTTTGCCAGCACGCGCCTTCATGTCGAGCACGCGAAGCTGGTGACACAGCACGACACCCTGCGTCTTCAAACCAAGCCCACTCAGCGAAACCGTAAACCCAGCCTCACGCGCGAAGCTTCCGCCTTGCGTGATCGGCGCTACCACAGGATGCCCCGTCAGATCATTGAACGGCTTCTGCGATACCACCAGCACATGTCGCTTGCCTGCCTGCTCGCGTCCCTTCGTCGGGTCCAGGTCCACGACGTAGATATCGCCCTGTTTCACAGCAGCTCCTTGCCAACGGCCGGCGCATCCACCCATTCGCGGCTGCCGCGCTTCGCTTTGCGATCGCCCTGCTTCACCAACTCCGCCAACGAGTACCGGCGAGGCGTCTTGCGAATCACAATCGCGTCGCCCTTCACCGTGAGCGTCACGTCCATGTTGGCCTTCAATTCGGCCAATTCCATCAGCGCAGGCGGAATTGCCACCATCACCGATCCACCCACTTTTCTCAGGTTCGCCGTCAGCATCGCAAACTCCTCCATGCAGATTATACAAACGTATAACTACGGCATCCCACGAAACATCGCCGCCTCGGCCTTGCGCCGCGCCACCAGCCCTGGCAACACCTTGCCACCCGCACGCACCCACGCTCCGAACCCCAGCGCCGCGCTGCGTACATCGCCTCGGTTCAACGCCAGCAGCAGCGACGACCGCTCGAAGCTCCCACGCCCTACGTTGTAGCAAAAACTCACCAGCGCATCGAACTGACACTGCACGATTGCCACCGTCACCACCTTGTTCACGAAGCGCACCGTCGCGGCGACATCCGCCCGCAGCAGCGCCTCGGCCTCGAACTCGCTTACGTGCCGCCCGGCCCTCACGTCCGCGCCCGTATGCCCGTACCCAATCGTCCAAACGCCCGCGGCATCCTGATACGCGACCTCGCGTAACCCCTCGCAACTGCGAATGAGCTCCAGACCCGCGGCGCTCAACCCAAACTCTTGCAACATCTTTCCCTCCCACGCAAAAAAGCCCGGGAGCAGCACATGGCTGCCCCCGGGCGAATGAATCGAAAACCGTATCCGGACATCGAATACCGTTCAGAAGTGTTGTGCGAAAGGCGTAAACTTACGGCGTCCCTTCGCTGGCGACTCTTACTTTTTACGGAGCGAACTCCCTTGGCTGAAACCACGACTTACGACATCACTGTCATCGGCGGCGGACCCGCCGGATACACCTGCGCCATCCGCGCCGCGCAACTCGGCCTCAAGGTCGCCCTCGTTGAAAAGACGCCCATGCTCGGCGGCACCTGCCTCCACGTCGGCTGCATCCCTACCAAGGCCATGCTCTTCTCGGCCGAGGTCTGGGACCACCTGAAGCACGCCGAGAGCTACGGCATCGACAACGTCACCGCCCCCAAGCTCAACTGGCAGAACGTGCTCACCCGTAAGAACGGCGTCATCAGCACCCACACCAAGGGCCTCGACTACCTGATGAAGAAGAACAAGATCACCGTCGTCCGCGGACACGGTCGTCTTGCTGGCCCGGCCAAGGCTGGCATCCTCACCGTCGACGTGACCGCAGCGGACAACAAGGTCTCGCAGGTGCTCTCGAAGAAGGTCGTCATCGCCACCGGTTCGGACGCGCGCATGCTCCCCGGCTACCAGGCCGACGACACCATCCTCACCAACATCGAGATCCTCTCGCTCGCCAGCTTCCCGAAGTCGCTCGTCGTCATCGGTTCCGGCGCGGTCGGCGTCGAGTTCGCTTCCATCTTCAACAGCTTCGGCGCGGAGGTCTCCATCATCGAAGCCCTGCCGCGCATCGTACCCGTCGAAGATGAAGACGTCTCCAAGGAACTCACCCGCCAGTTCAAGAAGCGCAAGATCGAAGTGAACACCGGCTGCAAGGTCGAAAAGATCGAAAAGGTGAAGGGCGGCGCCAAGGTCACCTTCACTGACGCTTCCGGCAAGTCCGTCGTCAAGGAAGCCGAGAAGGTCCTCGTCGCCGTCGGCCGCGCACCGCGCACCGCCGATGTCGGCCTCGACAAGACCAACATCCAGCTCGACCGCGGCTTCATCCCCACCAACGAGTGGATGGAGACCTCTGAGCCGGGCGTCTTTGCCGTCGGCGACATCGTCGCTGGCCTGCCGCAGCTCGCCCACGTCGGCGCCATGGAAGGCATCGTCGTCGCCTCCAAGGCTGCCGGCAAGTACGCTCGTGCCGTCCGCAAGGACCGCGTCCCGGGCTGCACCTACTGCGACCCGCAGATCGGCTCCGTCGGCCTCACCGAAGCTCAGGCTAAGGAAAAGGGCTACCAGGTCAAGGTCGGCAAGTTCCCGTTCGTCGGCAACTCGAAGGCCACGATCCTCGACGCGCACGACGGTTTCGTCAAGGTAGTATCCGACGCGAAGTACGGCGAGATCCTCGGCGTCCACATCATCGGTCCGCAGGCCACCGAGCTCATCAGCGAGTGCGTCACCGCCATCGAGCTCGAAGCCACCGTCGAAGAGATGATGTTCACCATCCACGCCCACCCCACGCTCTACGAGGCGCTGCTCGACGGCTTCTCCGCAGTCGAAGGCATGGCGATCAACGTCTAAACCTAGTACTTAAGTCACAACAATCGGCATCTCCCGACCCTCCGGGAGCTGCCGATTTCCATTTGAGTTTCACCAGAGACGTGTCAAAACGGGAATTCTGTTACCACTGCTGCACATCTCGACATTTCTTTACATTCAACCGCTTGTGGCGCCAATTTCATCCCACTAAAGTAACTACAAACACCACAGCAGCGCCTGTTCCGACGACCATCCTGCGTTTTACGTCTTTTGCGGGCTGTGGTGTTTGCTCTTTCTTCTCCCCGCGCGCCTCAAGTACGCTTGAAGCCACATGAGAGTCTTCTTCACCCGCCACGCGCAGAGCGCGGCCAATGTCGGCCTCAGCTCCGACGACTTCGCGCTCATCCCCCTTACTGAGTACGGCCACGCCCAGGCCGCCGCGCTCGCAGCGCATTGGGACGTCGTCCCCGACCTCATCATCGTGTCGCCTTTCTTCCGCACACGCCAGACAGCGCAGCCCACACTCGACCGCTTCGCCCATGTCCCGGTTGAGTACTGGCCGGTACACGAGTTCACGAACCTTGAGCCGTCACGCTGGAACGGCAGCCAGCCGAGCGAGCGCCTACCCTTCGTGCAGCAATATTGGCAGCAATGCGACCCCGCCTACTGCGACGGTCCGGGCGCCGAAAGTTTTTCGCAGCTCCTCGGCCGCGCCCAGGCAGCTCTTGATCGCCTCAGTCAGCTTCCGCCGGACACCGAGGTCCTCCTCTTTACGCATGGCTTCTTCCTCAACGCGATCCGCTCGCTCCTGCGTGCTCCTGCGGCCTCACACGCCGAACACATGCTCGGCTTCGTCCCCGCCTTCCGCCAGCAGACCATCGCCAACGCCGACCGCCTCGAGATGACCTTCACCGCAAATGCAGGCTGGCGGATCGTCGAACACCACGCCGGCTTTATCCTGTAAAGAGCGATGGTGATTCAGCTTCTCCAACTTGGCCGCATCTCTTACACCGAGGGCCTCCGCATCATGCGCGAGGTCGTCGACGCCCGCAAGGCCGGACGCATCGCCGATACCCTACTACTACTGGAGCATCCGCCGGTCCTGACGCTCGGCCGCAACTCCTCGCGCGCCAACATCCTCGCCACCGACGCAGCTCTCGCACAGCGAGGCGTCGAAATCCACGAGATCAACCGCGGCGGGGACGTCACCTATCACGGCCCCGGCCAGCTCGTCGGCTACCCCATCTTCGACCTCCGCGGCGACCTGCCCGGCAAAAAAGGCCCGCACCTCGGCCCCGTTGACTTCGTCCGCCTCATGGAAGAGGCCCTCATCTTCACCTGCAAGGACTTCGGCATCCCCGCGCAGCGCGTGCCCAAGCGCACCGGCGTCTGGACCGTCCCCGGCGGGAGCATCCGCGAAAAGAAGCTCGCCGCCATCGGCGTGCACGTCTCGCAGGCGGTCACCTCGCACGGCTTCGCGCTGAACGTCACCACCGACCTCCGCGACTTCAACTGGATCGTCCCTTGCGGCATCGCGGACGCAGGCGTCACCTCCGTCGAGCTCGAAGCTCCCGAGGACACCCCGGTCTCGCTCGCGCTCGCGTCCAACAGCATCGCCCGCAACTTCGGCCGCGTCTTCGACCGCCAGATTCTGGCCTACGAAACGCTCGATGAACTGCTCAACGCCAACGCTACGCCTGCAGCCTCGTAAACCGCACACGCGTTCGCTAACCGCGCACCTGTCGCTGACGCACGCAACCTCATCGCCGTATAATCCACAGTTGCGCGGACACTACCGCACCTATTCGCAACACCCCACGGAGAAGCTAGATGCCGACCGACGTAGTCATGCCCCAGATGGGCGAATCCATCACCGAAGGAACCATCACCAAGTGGCTCAAGAAGCCGGGCGACACTGTCCAGCGCGACGAGCCGCTCTTCGAGATTTCGACCGACAAGGTTGACGCAGAGATCCCGTCGCCGATCGCCGGTACGCTCGGCGAGATCAAGGTCCAGGAAGGCACCACCGTCGGTATCAACACCGTCGTCTGCACCGTGGAAGAAGGCGGCTCGGCCGCTGCTGCCGCCGCTCCCAAGGAAGACACCGTCACCCCCGCCGCTGACGCCACTGCCGCGCGCGATGAAGCCGTGAACGCTCCCGCAGGCGCAGGCACTGACGTGCTCATGCCGCAGATGGGCGAGTCGATCACCGAAGGCACCATCACCAAGTGGCTCAAGAAGGTCGGCGACACCGTCCAGCGCGACGAGCCCATCTTCGAAATCTCCACCGACAAGGTCGACGCAGAAATCCCGTCGCCCGTCGCCGGTACCCTCACCGAGATCAAGGTGCAGGAAGGCGCGACCGTCACCGTGAACAGCATCGTGGCCGTCATCGGCGGCGC
The nucleotide sequence above comes from Granulicella cerasi. Encoded proteins:
- a CDS encoding Uma2 family endonuclease, which translates into the protein MASAVLVSVQEYLRTTYRPDVDYIDGELKERNVGEQPHALIQGILYGMFRDQRKKWHVRPLPEQRVQITSSRYRIPDICVLRADDPKDDIITFAPLLCIEVLSADDRLREVQNRVEDYASIGVRDVWVVDPWKRIGYHASARGFEQPADGVLRVANTAIAVSLEELFREYDES
- a CDS encoding type II toxin-antitoxin system PemK/MazF family toxin; its protein translation is MKQGDIYVVDLDPTKGREQAGKRHVLVVSQKPFNDLTGHPVVAPITQGGSFAREAGFTVSLSGLGLKTQGVVLCHQLRVLDMKARAGKRVESLPEAILQEVIDRIVPIFEG
- a CDS encoding AbrB/MazE/SpoVT family DNA-binding domain-containing protein yields the protein MLTANLRKVGGSVMVAIPPALMELAELKANMDVTLTVKGDAIVIRKTPRRYSLAELVKQGDRKAKRGSREWVDAPAVGKELL
- a CDS encoding lysozyme, which produces MLQEFGLSAAGLELIRSCEGLREVAYQDAAGVWTIGYGHTGADVRAGRHVSEFEAEALLRADVAATVRFVNKVVTVAIVQCQFDALVSFCYNVGRGSFERSSLLLALNRGDVRSAALGFGAWVRAGGKVLPGLVARRKAEAAMFRGMP
- the lpdA gene encoding dihydrolipoyl dehydrogenase; translated protein: MAETTTYDITVIGGGPAGYTCAIRAAQLGLKVALVEKTPMLGGTCLHVGCIPTKAMLFSAEVWDHLKHAESYGIDNVTAPKLNWQNVLTRKNGVISTHTKGLDYLMKKNKITVVRGHGRLAGPAKAGILTVDVTAADNKVSQVLSKKVVIATGSDARMLPGYQADDTILTNIEILSLASFPKSLVVIGSGAVGVEFASIFNSFGAEVSIIEALPRIVPVEDEDVSKELTRQFKKRKIEVNTGCKVEKIEKVKGGAKVTFTDASGKSVVKEAEKVLVAVGRAPRTADVGLDKTNIQLDRGFIPTNEWMETSEPGVFAVGDIVAGLPQLAHVGAMEGIVVASKAAGKYARAVRKDRVPGCTYCDPQIGSVGLTEAQAKEKGYQVKVGKFPFVGNSKATILDAHDGFVKVVSDAKYGEILGVHIIGPQATELISECVTAIELEATVEEMMFTIHAHPTLYEALLDGFSAVEGMAINV
- a CDS encoding histidine phosphatase family protein, which gives rise to MRVFFTRHAQSAANVGLSSDDFALIPLTEYGHAQAAALAAHWDVVPDLIIVSPFFRTRQTAQPTLDRFAHVPVEYWPVHEFTNLEPSRWNGSQPSERLPFVQQYWQQCDPAYCDGPGAESFSQLLGRAQAALDRLSQLPPDTEVLLFTHGFFLNAIRSLLRAPAASHAEHMLGFVPAFRQQTIANADRLEMTFTANAGWRIVEHHAGFIL
- the lipB gene encoding lipoyl(octanoyl) transferase LipB, which codes for MVIQLLQLGRISYTEGLRIMREVVDARKAGRIADTLLLLEHPPVLTLGRNSSRANILATDAALAQRGVEIHEINRGGDVTYHGPGQLVGYPIFDLRGDLPGKKGPHLGPVDFVRLMEEALIFTCKDFGIPAQRVPKRTGVWTVPGGSIREKKLAAIGVHVSQAVTSHGFALNVTTDLRDFNWIVPCGIADAGVTSVELEAPEDTPVSLALASNSIARNFGRVFDRQILAYETLDELLNANATPAAS